The Triplophysa dalaica isolate WHDGS20190420 chromosome 20, ASM1584641v1, whole genome shotgun sequence genome segment tttattaactcTACTAAGGCACATAACCATTTTTGTCTCTTACTGCTGCTCTTCAGGACTTTTTCCAGTTCGTCAGAAGCCCTGGAGTCGACAGCACTTTGCGCAAAAAAGCTGTAAAATTTCAAGCCCACCTGACCAAAAAGTTTCGGTGGGATTTTGATGCAGATCTTGAGGATTGTGCTCCAGTGGTGGTGGTTCTTCCAGATGGAGTTACAGTTGACTGATACTGTTTGATgatccattttcctgctgtGTTTGCAAATATGTCTTGCAATGTTAAATGGACACAGCATGGATAGTCTCCGGtcacattataaaaatgtgttttgaccatttcattttaataaattcaaTTCTTTCACTTTGTCTGTCATGTTTAGATCTATGACAGGTCTATTGAACCTCTTACTAAAATAATTAAGCTCAAATCACTCTTTTACAGTATGGTTATTTCTGTGTTAGAAATAGTGTTGGAATGGTAGACGATGCCACATAATAGATTGTCCACATCAATCTACAATGCATACACTATAGAGACGAAAAACTGATTTTTGACTTTTCTAGTACAGGACCatgataaaaaggaaaaaaataaaacattgcattagTATATTTATACTCTTAACTTGGATAAAACCCCTTTACAGCCTCAAGTCTTTTGGGTATGATGTGACATGTTCAGTTCATCTTTATTCATTCCTGGAAGGTAATTTGGTTGAAGCATTTCACTCAAgacaatacacaaaaaaactattatCCTAAAAATATTTACCCTAAATTTCAAAACTACAGCTGAGGGGATAAATGATTTATAAGAAAAGATTTATAGCGAGTATAACATTGTATTTATAGCAACAGCACTCGACTaaagcaaattaaaataaaaattcaacaCCCGTTTAAAACGAGTAATTCGGAAATGGTGGAAACGTGTTTATCTTTCATATCCAATGTCTATATAAACATGTATTCCCTTGAAAAGTCTTCATAGTCATATGTGTGTTAAATATAAACTCCTTTTATGAATTTCAACGTGAATGTATCGGAGAATATTATTAATGAAATCGATTCAGTGATTGGTCCATGCCAATGTCGTCATCCCAAATGTGTTTGCGGCACAGCAAAGTGTCGTCATCTAGTCTGacacttaaaggaacactccacttttttgGAAACAGGCTCATTATCCAACTCCCCCAGATTTAATAAGTTGatatcacttttttattttattatatatataagaatGACTGAGGTAATTGGCAATAGTTGGATCCAATTTCCAGTACAGATGGTGGCGGTAATGAGCCTATAAACTGATTTGCCAACCGCTTGTAAAACTCAAGAAGAAGAAGGCGCAGTGGCGTGCGTCCTCCGTGCAGTTAGGTGTCAGTATTGTGCGTGTTTTTCTGTGCGAACAGTGAAGAAAACCTCAGGGGGTTCACAGCACTGAATTAGGAAACGTGGCCTTAAGAGAAAACGGAGCACATATCAATGAGGACAGTGAGTTGACGCGACATCTATTTAAAGATTACGTTTTCATTTGTAATTGAACGCGCATACACGGTGAAACATGGCGGACGTAGACCAGAGCGCTGCGGTGCCAGACGGATCCAGTAACGCTTCGGATGTGGTGAACGGGACCGCGGGCCGGTTCGTGTCCAGCGCCGAGGGTACTGCACTGGCATACGGCAGCCTGCTGTTCATGGCCCTGCTGCCCATCTTTTTTGGAGCCTTGAGATCTGTGGGCTGCTCTAAGTCTAAGGTAGAGTTACACAAATGTCTATATAATGAACAATCGTGTAGACTCACATGACCTATTTAGAAGACAATAATAGAAACGCATATAAAAGTCAgatgattaaaataaatgatgatgataaatcgatttttattcaagttttaatatgaatttaagACTACTGCTATATATGCTGCTAAAACGAGTCATATGTTACATTGATTTAAATAATAGACTGAAAAATAGCTTCCTTAGCATAAAATATGTTGTGGTTACCACCATATGTTATCTACAAACTGCTGATGTCTGTACAGAATGATCTtgtccattacctaccccacttgtaaattgctttggataaaagcgtctgctaaatgactaaatgtaaatgtgtgtgtgtgatctgtgtgtgtgtgtgtgtgtgtttgatcagtGAATGTTGTTAATATGTTGATATGCATCAACGTTACTGACTGTCAAGATAATTTGTGTTCTGGACAAAACTGGTATTATTAACAGGCCATCATTAAACTCGAAAATAGTGCGtgttgaatgtttgttttttatgcacAGTTATTTCAAATGCATGGATGATCTGCTGCAAATTTCTTTCCTCACTTTTTTAAGAGGAGTGTTAGTTGGTCATTTTTGTACACTTAACTTATGCATTAATAGCAATGTACTTGTGACTCAAAATCATTACTTATCTTATCTTCTTATTAGTGTTCACTTAACTAGGAAACAGAAGGAACTGTCATACATTTCTaagtaaactaaacaaacaaatattagtAGACAAAAAGTTACTAAACTGagtcaaaacatttatttatgtgcacATGTAATAACTGTACGAAACATTTGTAATGGACACATATAATTGTAACATAATATATCAGATTATACTTACTCTATATCAACATATCTGGAAGGTTTTCAAGGTCATCCATCAGTATGGGTCATGGagaagttatttttcttttgtaatttaattcccaaaaatgtccttttattTTAGAATCATTACACACAAAGTGTAATATTGTAagagttatttttgttttaattcttaTGGTTACGATTTACTgctaaaaaaaagagtttacaTCTGTATATGGGCTACAGCTGTCACGTTCCTATTACCAAAAGCAACAACATCAAAAGCGTCTCACCTGGGCTTAGATGAAAAAGAACTAGACTTCCATAGACGCTGTATAAGAAACACCCTCACATTAGCGTTAAACATTTTTTCGTAATTTATGGCAAGTATAGTTCTATAAACGTAAATACacttcaaaaaatgaaaataacaattCCTATGATAGTTGAACGTGTCAACACAGGCTTGTGATAAAGCTCCATTGAACATTAAAAATAGGATAGAGGCAAACAACGCCTCACCAAATGCTTTCATAATGTCAGAATTCATATCAACTCCACCTTTAGACAGAACTGCGTAACCGTGCATGAGCAGTCTCAATATTGACCAAAAACAAGTGTATATTTCTGAAGATAAAATCTCTCCCTGTCTGCCAGAATCCTTCAGATATGCCGGAGACCATCACAAGCAGAGATGCTGCACGCTTTCCCATCATTGCCAGCTGTACTCTCTTTGGCCTGTATCTCTTTTTTAAGGTAACTTTTAAATCCTGTCATAGTTAAGAGTTATTTCCTGATTAGGGGAAACAAAGGTTGTTGTGCAAACTGTGCACATTGTGATTTCATAACGAGTTGCAGTGTTTGATGATGATGGAGATCACAGAATATAATAACagattcatgtgtttaattgtgttggTGCAGTTATACTAGACTTTGCATTAAAACTGATTTTAACGTCTATAATAATTAGTTTTTCTTTTGACTTTGTAGATATTCTCTCAAGAATACATAAATTTACTGTTATCCATGTATTTCTTCGTGCTGGGAATATTGGCGTTATCTCACACCATGAGGTAGGAAATATCTCTTTTCATTAAAGGGACACTCCTCCCAAAAAAgaaatttctgtcatgaattacccgCCTCTCCCTTAATAGGATTGGGAATCATTTGAATTTTATCGATCCAGATTCCGTTCATCGATTTGGGTTCTTATGGATTCCagagttgaagtaaaacatttagatatcaacctGTATGGTCATTTAGTCTTTTTTATTGACTTGTTTGGAAaatatgtatactgtatttgtgcaccattttttgtatttatacacattgaaccatgtttttttttatttattacaatttgtattaccaGAGTTGAACTACATCATACAACATCACTATAATGAAACTATGGTTAATTTGTGGTTCCTGTGCTTTTTAACACAGTTACTACAGTTTAATGATGCTCACCATAGTAAATATATTGTTAATGTTCATAAGAGCTTTTTTGAGATATCAGCTGATCACACAATGTGtaaacttttctgaaaatatgcacaggaattgataaaacaaattaaaattttaatctCAAGTAGCCAattcctattccttttatttccAATTCCGTATCCAAATTGGAATTGATTTTCGAGACCCAACCCTACTCCTCAAGTTGTTTcagacctgtatacatttccttgttcttttgaacacaaaaaaagattttttgaaaaatgttagcaactgacagtatctgggacatcattgactaccattgtaggagaaagtaaaaaaagtgacccagaactgtttaatttcctaaattcttcgaaatatctccttttgtgttcaaaaaatGATACAATAGTTATTCCTTCTACAGTAGTCAaagatgtcccagaaatgtaagtttctaacatttttccaaatatctttcatctgaacaaagaaatgtatacagtggAATAACTttagggtgaggaaatgatcacagaattttcatttttgggtggaggaTCCCTTATGAGTGAAATTATCTTCATTGCAATGaagtttcatatttaattttgtgtcaTTGCTGTCCCAGTCCTTTTATGTGTAGGTTTTTTCCTGCCAACCTGCCAAATAAGCAGTATCAGCTGCTGTTCACACAGGGCTCTGGGGAAGGCAAGGAGGGTATGGATATTTGCACTTTTACAGAGCTCATGACATTATATGACAAAGTATTTATAATAATGCTGTATGAGTGCTCTAAAACTCTTCATTCCCACAGAGATCGTCAACTATGAGTTCGACACCAAGGATTTAATATGCTTGGTCATCAGCAGTGTGGTTGGGGTCTGGTATATCCTTAAAAAGGTATTGTTAGACTTTCTTACTTAGAATTACTCTAATCCTTCATAAAGACGTGATTTTTTATATCTTGGGCACTGCTGTTTTATGTAGGCCTGATGGATTGTAGGTTTCTTTTTGAAACACATTTGTAACATCTTAATTTAAATTGgtgctgtcaaacaattaatcgtgattaatatatatattatgtaaagacaaacctttattctggatgtgattaatcgtttgacagccctaatttaaatattgcactattaaatatttaaactgtttctttgtcaattcaGTAATGTTTTTGCAAAGCTGTTTTACAGGAAATGCATTTTAGCAACAGTAAAACATAAGAAAAGCGTTGATTGAAAAggataattgaaaataaattattattcttttcATACACATAAGCATTACCGACTGTAAAAATGGTCTGTAATTGTTCTTGTgtgaaattaactttttaattttaatcgGCAGCATTGGGTGgctaataatctgtttggtcTGGCGTTTGCTCTGAATGGAGTTGAGCTGCTTCACCTGAACAATGTCAGCACCGGCTGCATCCTGCTGGGAGGTCTGTTTGTTTATGATGTGTTCTGGGTAAGTCACTGAAGCTCTTGAGTTGAGAGTGAGCAAGTTTACTATCCATTCACAACGATTTCTTTAATTGTTATAACAGTTATCTAACTCCTTTTCTTGTAGGTTTTTGGCACCAATGTTATGGTGACTGTCGCCAAGTCTTTTGAAGCTCCCATTAAGTGTAAGTGTTTCATTATACTCTCATCCTATCAATTGTATTTTTCTATGTGAATCAGCATCTCAAATTGGCCGTGGtagtatttttttcattctcGGGC includes the following:
- the hm13 gene encoding minor histocompatibility antigen H13 isoform X2, with product MADVDQSAAVPDGSSNASDVVNGTAGRFVSSAEGTALAYGSLLFMALLPIFFGALRSVGCSKSKNPSDMPETITSRDAARFPIIASCTLFGLYLFFKIFSQEYINLLLSMYFFVLGILALSHTMSPFMCRFFPANLPNKQYQLLFTQGSGEGKEEIVNYEFDTKDLICLVISSVVGVWYILKKHWVANNLFGLAFALNGVELLHLNNVSTGCILLGGLFVYDVFWVFGTNVMVTVAKSFEAPIKLVFPQDLLEKGLDARNFAMLGLGDIVIPGIFIALLLRFDVSLKKNTRTYFYTSFLAYIFGLGLTIFVMHTFKHAQPALLYLVPACLGFPMLVALIKGELTEMFRYEESSPEEESSKEEITETDKDK
- the hm13 gene encoding minor histocompatibility antigen H13 isoform X1, with the protein product MADVDQSAAVPDGSSNASDVVNGTAGRFVSSAEGTALAYGSLLFMALLPIFFGALRSVGCSKSKNPSDMPETITSRDAARFPIIASCTLFGLYLFFKIFSQEYINLLLSMYFFVLGILALSHTMSPFMCRFFPANLPNKQYQLLFTQGSGEGKEEIVNYEFDTKDLICLVISSVVGVWYILKKHWVANNLFGLAFALNGVELLHLNNVSTGCILLGGLFVYDVFWVFGTNVMVTVAKSFEAPIKLVFPQDLLEKGLDARNFAMLGLGDIVIPGIFIALLLRFDVSLKKNTRTYFYTSFLAYIFGLGLTIFVMHTFKHAQPALLYLVPACLGFPMLVALIKGELTEMFSYESTDEVLPHSPRLTYYPTVSGSPASLANSMQSFAHSSPRCRRHTPSDM